A genome region from Chiroxiphia lanceolata isolate bChiLan1 chromosome 5, bChiLan1.pri, whole genome shotgun sequence includes the following:
- the FAM180A gene encoding LOW QUALITY PROTEIN: protein FAM180A (The sequence of the model RefSeq protein was modified relative to this genomic sequence to represent the inferred CDS: inserted 3 bases in 3 codons; deleted 1 base in 1 codon) — MLWRTLLLLLFYYSAHATVTHRWSRAMLFPAAQRXQRSSAAFLNPVLQNSLEDVVLLTRSFLLAELDIDRGQRISIKDXELASLRKAAEFDTICNEIIPKSITEIRRLSSMLSSYPRALXKEDFERTVLTMVYTAYRAAASQGHQKDIWAQSFVSLYKALKHDLMFSYNKPHPSGRLDATAPQPPLLIDNGHVARPPLYSVKSLIARSVKDYLFLAPSCGIHL, encoded by the exons ATGCTTTGGAggactttgctgctgctgctgttctatTACAGTGCTCATGCCACTGTGACCCACAGATGGAGCAGAG ctatgctttttccagctgctcagc GTCAGAGGTCCTCAGCTGCCTTCCTTAACCCAGTGTTACAAAACTCACTGGAAGATGTGGTCCTGCTTACGAGGTCA TTTCTTTTAGCTGAGCTTGACATTGACAGAGGTCAGAGGATTTCCATCAAAG GAGAGCTCGCTTCACTGAGGAAGGCTGCTGAGTTTGACACCATCTGCAACGAGATTATCCCCAAGAGCATCACAGAGATCCGCAGGCTGAGTAGCATGCTGTCTTCCTACCCAAGGGCCC AGAAAGAAGACTTTGAAAGGACAGTGCTGACCATGGTCTATACAGCctacagagctgctgca tcccagGGACACCAGAAAGACATCTGGGCTCAATCCTTTGTCAGTCTTTACAAAGCCCTGAAGCACGACTTGATGTTCTCATACAACAAACCACATCCTAGTGGGAGACTAGATGCAACAGCACCTCAGCCACCTCTTTTGATTGATAACGGACACGTAGCACGTCCACCACTTTATTCTGTTAAGAGTTTAATAGCCCGCTCTGTGAAAGATTATTTGTTTCTAGCTCCCTCTTGTGGAATCCACCTATAG